The following proteins come from a genomic window of Vallitaleaceae bacterium 9-2:
- a CDS encoding alcohol dehydrogenase catalytic domain-containing protein, translating to MKAFVRTKNKNILLNEIPEVFILNDNEVKIALEYSSFCRDDMRFEDDSDIFSYIGTLGHEGVGRVTEVGSAAFYNGFKVGDRVLIIPWHFCGECEMCLEQKIHYCAEAHIAMGTMAQYVVRKYTHLIKIPDKMTYKQAILIEPLGCVLEGISKLDIDFDKEVLVIGAGLIGIIFIHLLKKKGVKNITVIEPIPERQKLAKAFGADNVIDLNSSNLQLKLSEFSNFRGFDIAIETSSNIQMLKEATNTLTKGGTLMIFTYYGSSEHITFSALDMYASNLSVIWSSFCSLPNFYKSIDIIMRTKFDSLITKEFDFKDITKALEKFKTFDYIKIGIKNFNLL from the coding sequence ATGAAAGCATTCGTTAGAACGAAAAATAAAAATATATTACTCAACGAAATCCCGGAAGTCTTTATATTAAATGATAACGAAGTGAAAATCGCTTTGGAATACTCTTCATTTTGTCGCGATGATATGCGATTTGAAGATGATAGTGATATATTTTCTTATATTGGTACGCTTGGTCATGAAGGCGTTGGTCGAGTTACAGAAGTTGGCAGCGCTGCTTTTTATAATGGATTTAAGGTCGGTGACAGAGTATTAATTATCCCATGGCATTTTTGTGGTGAATGCGAGATGTGCCTGGAGCAAAAAATTCATTATTGCGCAGAAGCACATATAGCCATGGGAACCATGGCACAATATGTTGTAAGAAAATATACGCATTTAATAAAAATTCCAGATAAGATGACTTATAAACAGGCTATATTAATTGAGCCTTTGGGATGTGTTTTAGAAGGAATTAGTAAGCTGGATATTGATTTTGATAAAGAAGTATTAGTCATAGGCGCTGGACTCATAGGAATAATATTTATTCATTTACTTAAAAAAAAGGGCGTTAAAAATATTACGGTTATTGAACCTATTCCAGAAAGGCAAAAACTTGCTAAAGCCTTTGGAGCCGATAATGTCATTGATTTAAACAGCTCCAATCTACAGTTAAAACTTTCAGAATTCAGTAATTTTAGAGGATTTGACATTGCCATTGAAACATCATCGAATATTCAAATGCTTAAAGAGGCTACAAATACTTTGACCAAAGGCGGAACACTAATGATTTTCACATACTATGGTAGTTCAGAGCATATAACATTTTCCGCATTAGATATGTATGCTTCAAATTTAAGTGTCATTTGGTCTAGTTTTTGTAGCCTTCCTAATTTTTACAAATCAATTGACATTATTATGCGAACAAAATTTGATTCGCTGATTACAAAAGAGTTTGATTTCAAAGATATAACCAAAGCGTTAGAAAAGTTTAAAACTTTTGATTACATAAAAATAGGCATTAAGAATTTTAATCTTCTTTAA
- a CDS encoding zinc-binding dehydrogenase, with the protein MKRKMAILVDKKKFEILEEDIPALQPHEIMFKTVSVGMCHSDMPTYAGDAAMWFDEYGHYTMIKDIQYPTLVGHEAVGIVEEVGSDVTTFEVGDYVAGSSIVMGYSSHTLAPAKFCIKLPKTIPLNELKYWLLEPTICCANIAKAASPKFGDIVAVVGCGMMNLLTMKALSHSSAKKIIAIDLDDSRLALAKKFGATHTINPKTTDFKAEINRLTNNKGADKVIEGTGNLKGLKTAIKAVRYADIFGVQGRGEVYTLSLYSHKENWDPELGYELMFHSPIIHVTHPPYINDFEKLANDTIDAIQKKVLPISSLITHEFKIDDIQKAFKLMESGNSNYIKGIITF; encoded by the coding sequence ATGAAAAGAAAAATGGCCATTTTAGTTGATAAAAAGAAATTTGAAATTCTTGAAGAAGATATCCCCGCATTGCAACCACATGAGATTATGTTTAAAACTGTTTCCGTTGGCATGTGCCATTCAGATATGCCCACATATGCTGGAGATGCAGCTATGTGGTTTGATGAATATGGACACTATACAATGATCAAAGATATTCAATATCCGACCCTCGTAGGTCATGAAGCAGTCGGCATTGTTGAAGAAGTAGGGTCTGACGTTACAACTTTTGAAGTTGGAGACTATGTCGCAGGTAGTTCAATCGTTATGGGCTACTCTTCTCATACTTTAGCCCCAGCAAAATTTTGTATTAAACTCCCAAAAACCATTCCTTTAAATGAATTAAAGTATTGGTTACTTGAACCAACCATTTGTTGTGCCAACATCGCTAAAGCTGCTTCACCAAAATTCGGTGATATTGTTGCCGTTGTAGGTTGTGGTATGATGAATCTTCTGACAATGAAAGCATTAAGCCACAGTAGTGCAAAAAAAATTATCGCTATAGACCTAGACGATAGCCGTTTAGCTCTAGCAAAAAAATTTGGGGCTACTCACACCATAAATCCTAAAACCACTGATTTTAAGGCTGAAATCAATCGTTTAACAAATAATAAAGGAGCCGATAAAGTCATTGAAGGGACCGGAAATCTAAAAGGCTTAAAAACGGCAATAAAGGCTGTAAGATATGCTGATATTTTTGGAGTACAAGGTCGTGGCGAAGTATATACCTTATCGCTTTATAGCCACAAAGAAAATTGGGACCCTGAACTTGGTTATGAACTTATGTTTCATTCTCCTATTATACATGTTACCCATCCACCCTATATTAATGATTTTGAAAAATTAGCTAATGACACCATAGATGCTATTCAAAAAAAAGTTTTGCCAATCTCTAGTTTAATTACACATGAATTCAAAATCGATGATATACAAAAAGCATTTAAACTTATGGAAAGTGGGAATTCAAATTATATTAAAGGTATCATAACCTTTTAA
- a CDS encoding AraC family transcriptional regulator, protein MTTVLIVSENRKFLKNICETLVEYENIVIKIVNYSTSAFDAFVSHKPDVIIIDSLIMIPLHILLNELKQCRWPFSILIYGEIKELANWKDLNIKCIEKKDLQEVGRIILDTKTQALSATLKTSTYNSTKKLKSESYFITPEYYHILISKYVGHDNVIHDDTLKKLNQHIDTLGNPEIFNVLNQDIIIAFKQSDIKISNALNKVHSIIKYYISPNYVSIYAKKIRWDNVNSICMELLTATDFCYFFHGESVNYTLMTERLKKSSFQKNIYFITDIFTDIIKNDIVSLKERLANIYLHNIKATLDNASLRHFRDTLTFANAFFSKMLTLPLERHNTNYISIENEFEDVLDAFVTLATKLNELKFSDIVSNAMIYSFQHYGEELSLQDIAKALSVSKMHLSRVFKLQTHMTYLEFLQGYRLFIAKELLINDQRMINEIAAMTGYEDSRYFSKMFKKNVGISPKEYRSKHQNGIF, encoded by the coding sequence ATGACGACTGTATTGATAGTTTCGGAAAACAGGAAATTTTTAAAAAACATATGTGAAACACTTGTTGAATACGAAAACATAGTGATAAAAATAGTAAACTACAGTACAAGTGCCTTTGATGCTTTTGTGTCGCATAAACCTGATGTGATCATCATTGATTCTCTTATTATGATACCTCTGCATATTTTATTGAATGAACTTAAACAATGCCGTTGGCCATTTTCTATTCTCATTTATGGTGAAATAAAAGAGCTAGCTAATTGGAAAGATCTTAATATTAAATGCATTGAAAAAAAAGATCTACAAGAGGTGGGACGTATCATACTCGATACTAAAACTCAAGCATTAAGCGCTACTTTAAAAACTTCTACATATAACTCAACGAAAAAATTAAAAAGTGAATCCTATTTCATTACACCTGAATATTATCACATCCTAATATCCAAATACGTTGGACATGACAATGTTATTCATGATGACACTCTAAAAAAATTGAACCAACATATAGATACTTTAGGAAATCCCGAAATTTTTAATGTTTTAAATCAAGATATCATCATAGCCTTTAAACAATCTGACATCAAAATATCTAATGCCCTTAATAAAGTCCATTCTATTATAAAATATTATATCAGCCCTAATTATGTTTCCATATACGCAAAAAAGATTCGGTGGGATAATGTGAATAGTATTTGTATGGAATTATTAACCGCTACAGATTTTTGTTACTTTTTTCATGGCGAAAGTGTCAACTATACCTTAATGACTGAGCGACTCAAAAAAAGTAGCTTTCAAAAGAATATTTATTTTATAACTGATATTTTTACAGATATCATCAAAAATGACATCGTATCATTGAAGGAACGCTTAGCCAATATTTATTTGCATAACATAAAAGCCACCTTAGATAACGCTTCTTTACGTCATTTTAGAGACACACTAACTTTTGCAAATGCTTTTTTCTCTAAAATGCTTACGCTTCCTCTTGAACGGCATAATACAAACTATATATCTATAGAAAACGAATTTGAAGATGTATTAGATGCATTTGTTACATTGGCAACAAAGCTTAACGAGTTAAAATTTTCTGATATTGTCTCAAATGCCATGATTTATTCATTTCAACATTATGGTGAAGAATTATCCTTACAAGATATAGCGAAGGCTCTTTCTGTATCAAAGATGCATTTAAGCCGGGTCTTTAAGCTACAAACACATATGACCTACTTAGAGTTTCTACAAGGCTATCGCCTTTTTATAGCCAAGGAACTGTTGATAAATGATCAAAGAATGATTAATGAAATCGCTGCTATGACAGGTTACGAAGATTCACGATATTTTTCAAAAATGTTCAAAAAGAATGTAGGTATCTCTCCAAAAGAATATCGGAGCAAACATCAAAATGGCATATTCTAA
- a CDS encoding transketolase gives MYSESKKTELNAFAKNIRIQSLEQFASRGFGHLGGAMSIVEILAVLYGDVMNYDPKNPKMKDRDQFVCSKGHAGPSVYATLALKGFFDTEELKTLNQPKTNLPSHCDMLKTKGIDVTTGSLGQGISLASGVAYGMKLNGYASRVFCIVGDGELQEGQNWEAIMNSAHKGIDNLVVFVDRNFMQLDGEVKNVNDITDIAAKFSAFDWNTINVENGHDVELIAKAVKKADQFKGKPTAIICNTLKGKGVVWAETEWNHHVPVTREAADIAIEALNA, from the coding sequence ATGTATAGTGAAAGCAAAAAAACAGAACTAAATGCGTTTGCCAAAAACATCAGAATTCAATCTTTAGAACAATTTGCAAGTAGAGGGTTTGGTCATCTGGGAGGGGCCATGTCGATTGTAGAAATATTAGCTGTTTTATATGGAGATGTTATGAACTATGATCCAAAAAATCCCAAAATGAAAGATCGCGATCAATTTGTCTGTTCTAAAGGACATGCCGGTCCTTCTGTGTATGCAACATTAGCTTTAAAAGGATTTTTCGATACCGAAGAGTTAAAGACATTAAACCAACCAAAGACAAACTTACCGAGCCACTGTGACATGTTAAAAACCAAAGGTATTGATGTGACTACTGGCTCGCTTGGTCAAGGAATTTCTTTAGCTTCTGGTGTTGCCTATGGTATGAAACTTAATGGTTATGCAAGCAGAGTCTTTTGTATCGTGGGTGATGGTGAATTACAAGAAGGGCAAAACTGGGAAGCAATTATGAATTCCGCCCATAAAGGAATAGATAATTTAGTTGTTTTTGTCGACAGAAATTTTATGCAGCTTGATGGTGAAGTTAAAAATGTAAATGACATAACTGATATCGCCGCTAAATTTTCAGCATTTGATTGGAATACTATTAATGTTGAAAATGGACATGATGTTGAATTAATTGCCAAAGCTGTAAAAAAAGCAGATCAGTTTAAAGGTAAACCAACGGCGATTATATGTAATACATTAAAAGGCAAGGGTGTAGTTTGGGCTGAAACTGAGTGGAACCATCACGTTCCCGTTACCAGAGAAGCTGCCGATATCGCTATAGAAGCATTAAACGCATAA
- the fabZ gene encoding 3-hydroxyacyl-ACP dehydratase FabZ encodes MLDITEIKKIIPHREPFLLIDRVDEMEPGVSAKATKCVTYNEYFFRGHFPSEPIMPGVLIVEALAQTGAVSILSLEENQGKVAYFGGLNKVKFKKKVVPGDVLSLEVEIVRRKGPVGIGNGIAKVGDDIAVTCELTFFIG; translated from the coding sequence ATGTTAGATATAACTGAAATAAAAAAAATCATTCCTCATCGAGAACCATTTTTACTCATTGACCGTGTAGATGAAATGGAGCCTGGGGTGAGTGCAAAGGCAACAAAATGTGTTACCTATAATGAATATTTTTTTCGAGGGCATTTTCCTTCGGAACCGATAATGCCAGGTGTTCTAATTGTTGAAGCCTTAGCTCAAACAGGAGCAGTCAGCATCTTATCCTTAGAAGAAAACCAAGGAAAAGTTGCTTACTTTGGCGGATTAAATAAGGTGAAATTTAAAAAGAAAGTTGTTCCAGGAGATGTATTGTCTCTTGAAGTTGAAATTGTAAGACGTAAGGGACCCGTAGGTATAGGTAATGGAATTGCAAAAGTCGGCGACGATATTGCGGTGACGTGTGAATTGACATTTTTTATAGGGTAG
- a CDS encoding CBS domain-containing protein: MNIAFFLTPKHEIVTLTESMTLRQAMEKMEYHKYSAVPVIDDEGRYRYTLSEGDILWYVKDHMDLSIKNSEKVNISQIERSRSIEAVSINKEFSVVEELTQYQNFIPVVDDTGIFIGIIRRGDIIARHFEYDNNRKVRKFKRNWAEA, encoded by the coding sequence ATGAATATCGCATTTTTCTTAACGCCTAAACATGAAATAGTTACACTGACAGAATCAATGACTTTACGACAAGCCATGGAAAAGATGGAATATCATAAGTATTCAGCTGTTCCAGTCATTGATGATGAAGGGCGTTATAGATATACATTATCAGAAGGAGATATCCTGTGGTATGTTAAAGATCATATGGATTTAAGTATAAAAAATTCTGAAAAAGTTAATATAAGCCAAATAGAAAGGTCCAGAAGTATTGAAGCGGTGTCAATTAATAAAGAGTTTTCTGTTGTAGAGGAATTGACGCAATATCAAAACTTTATTCCGGTGGTGGATGATACTGGAATCTTTATAGGGATTATCAGACGCGGTGATATAATCGCTAGGCATTTTGAATATGATAACAATAGGAAAGTACGAAAATTCAAGCGCAATTGGGCCGAAGCATAA
- the accD gene encoding acetyl-CoA carboxylase, carboxyltransferase subunit beta, which yields MKPLFKKTKYIQVNTSTTIIHKTEPNVPSGSWIKCPQCHEVVYKDDYRNNGYICPQCQKHFRMSAPQRLKMILDKGTYTPLFLEMTTENVLDFKGYEHKIQGLQEKTGIDEAVLTGTGRIKGIKVAIGVMDSRFLMGSMGHVVGERITRLTELATQEHLPLILFTASGGARMQEGIISLMQMAKTAAALKRHHDEGGFYVTVLTDPTSGGVTASFAMLGDIILSEPGAFIGFAGPRVIRDTIRQELPEGFQTAEFLLEHGFVDAIVERKQLRDRLHQLLVLHHYKSDDKSDGEIDDVREEVIE from the coding sequence ATGAAGCCATTGTTTAAAAAGACAAAGTACATTCAAGTGAATACATCGACAACGATTATTCATAAAACAGAGCCCAATGTTCCATCGGGTTCATGGATTAAGTGCCCACAGTGTCATGAGGTCGTCTATAAAGATGATTATCGCAATAATGGATATATTTGTCCTCAATGTCAAAAACACTTTCGTATGAGCGCGCCACAGCGTCTTAAGATGATACTTGATAAGGGGACATATACACCTTTGTTTTTGGAGATGACAACGGAAAATGTTCTAGACTTTAAAGGGTATGAGCATAAAATCCAAGGTCTTCAAGAAAAGACCGGCATCGATGAAGCGGTACTAACGGGGACAGGAAGAATTAAGGGAATCAAAGTGGCTATCGGTGTGATGGATAGTCGCTTTCTCATGGGAAGCATGGGACATGTGGTTGGTGAGAGGATTACCCGCTTGACTGAGCTTGCGACGCAAGAACACTTACCCCTTATATTATTTACTGCATCTGGTGGCGCACGAATGCAAGAAGGTATTATTTCCTTGATGCAAATGGCAAAAACAGCAGCGGCACTTAAACGCCACCATGACGAGGGTGGATTTTATGTTACCGTCTTGACGGATCCCACATCCGGTGGGGTGACAGCAAGTTTTGCCATGCTTGGTGATATTATTTTATCTGAACCCGGTGCCTTTATCGGCTTTGCAGGACCGCGGGTTATTCGAGATACGATTCGTCAAGAACTGCCGGAAGGTTTTCAGACAGCAGAGTTTTTACTTGAGCATGGATTTGTAGATGCGATTGTTGAACGAAAACAACTAAGAGATAGACTACACCAGCTTTTGGTACTACATCATTATAAAAGTGATGATAAATCAGATGGAGAAATAGATGATGTAAGAGAAGAGGTGATTGAATGA
- a CDS encoding fatty acid desaturase, producing the protein MTRKEWNQQLKPFATPSLKKAISQIMNTVVVYIALLMFTMYLYKAQVSWFVLIPLIILNGLFMVRVFILFHDCTHQSFTASEKWNRRLGFFFGILTFTSYPAWQKDHNIHHGAVGNLDRRGAGDIWTLTVEEYKAQPVLMKGWYRLFRHPLFLFGVAPIFLFTILQRFPTKHASQKEHIGYVVTNVGILVQAIVLSLMFGIEAYLLIQLSVMFVAGSIGVWMFYVQHQFEDVYWEEASEWNSVDAALKGSTFYQLPSILEWFSGYIGYHHIHHLNSRIPNYHLKKCYYSINELQGVKTVGFKESLKLALLQIYDQKRKRLISFQELKLRENYN; encoded by the coding sequence ATGACAAGAAAAGAATGGAATCAACAGTTAAAACCTTTTGCAACACCGAGTCTAAAAAAAGCTATCAGTCAGATAATGAATACAGTTGTAGTATATATAGCTTTATTAATGTTTACCATGTATCTATATAAAGCACAGGTGAGTTGGTTTGTTCTGATTCCCTTAATAATTTTAAATGGATTATTTATGGTTCGCGTATTTATCCTTTTCCATGATTGTACGCATCAATCGTTTACCGCTAGTGAAAAATGGAATCGAAGGCTTGGATTTTTCTTTGGAATTCTCACATTTACATCATATCCTGCCTGGCAAAAAGATCATAATATCCATCATGGCGCAGTAGGTAACCTTGATCGAAGAGGCGCAGGGGACATATGGACGTTAACGGTTGAAGAATATAAGGCACAGCCTGTATTAATGAAAGGTTGGTATCGGTTGTTTAGACATCCGCTATTTCTTTTTGGCGTGGCACCGATTTTTCTTTTTACCATTCTACAACGTTTTCCAACAAAACATGCGTCTCAAAAAGAGCATATCGGTTATGTAGTTACAAATGTTGGAATTTTGGTACAAGCAATCGTATTGTCCTTGATGTTTGGTATAGAAGCCTATCTTTTGATTCAGCTATCGGTGATGTTTGTTGCAGGATCCATCGGCGTGTGGATGTTTTACGTACAGCATCAATTTGAAGATGTCTACTGGGAAGAAGCCAGTGAATGGAATAGTGTCGATGCCGCGTTAAAGGGAAGTACATTCTATCAGCTTCCATCCATTTTAGAATGGTTTAGTGGATACATTGGCTACCATCATATTCATCACTTGAATTCACGAATTCCAAACTATCATCTGAAGAAGTGTTATTACAGTATAAATGAGTTGCAAGGTGTCAAGACAGTTGGCTTTAAAGAGAGTTTAAAACTGGCCTTATTACAAATATATGATCAAAAAAGAAAACGGTTAATTTCCTTCCAAGAATTAAAATTGAGGGAAAACTATAATTAA
- a CDS encoding acetyl-CoA carboxylase biotin carboxylase subunit yields the protein MFHKVLIANRGEIAVRIIRACRELGIRTVAVYSTPDREALHTLLADEAVCIGPAKATESYLDIKRIISAAVITGANAIHPGFGFLSENPKFAKICEESNIKLIGPSSEMMSLMGNKARARETMINAKVPVVPGTDGIITQADEAYDLADSIGYPLIIKAANGGGGKGMRVAERKEEIHKMFSLAQKEAIASFSDNGMYMERYVVNPKHIEFQILADEHGNVIHLGERDCSVQRRHQKIVEEAPSKALTDKLRKKMGDVAVRAAKAINYTNAGTVEFLLNDQGEFFFMEMNTRIQVEHPITEMVTGIDLIKKQIEIAAGLPLDIMQKDIKLHGHAIECRINAEDASKDFRPSPGTINNLIMPGGKGIRIDGAIYPGYTVAPYYDSMLAKLIVHGDTREEAIAKMKSALGEFIVEGVTTNIDFHFEILENPSFVSGDYDTSLIETMKV from the coding sequence ATGTTTCATAAAGTACTCATTGCAAATCGTGGAGAAATTGCTGTACGTATTATACGCGCATGCCGAGAACTAGGCATTCGAACAGTCGCGGTGTATTCAACGCCAGATCGTGAAGCTCTACATACCTTACTTGCAGATGAAGCGGTTTGTATCGGACCGGCTAAAGCAACCGAAAGTTATTTGGATATCAAACGCATTATTAGCGCAGCGGTTATCACAGGAGCCAATGCGATTCATCCTGGTTTTGGTTTTTTATCAGAAAACCCTAAGTTTGCAAAAATATGCGAAGAATCCAATATTAAGCTGATTGGGCCGTCATCAGAGATGATGTCGCTAATGGGAAATAAGGCTCGTGCCAGAGAGACTATGATTAATGCCAAAGTTCCGGTTGTTCCGGGAACGGATGGAATTATTACCCAAGCCGATGAAGCCTATGATTTGGCGGATTCTATTGGATATCCTCTCATTATTAAAGCTGCCAATGGTGGAGGCGGCAAAGGGATGCGGGTAGCAGAACGTAAAGAAGAAATTCATAAGATGTTCTCCTTAGCCCAAAAAGAGGCCATAGCGTCATTTAGTGACAACGGAATGTATATGGAACGTTATGTTGTCAATCCAAAGCATATTGAATTTCAAATATTAGCCGATGAGCACGGAAACGTTATCCATCTGGGTGAAAGAGACTGCTCCGTACAGCGACGTCATCAAAAGATTGTTGAAGAAGCGCCATCAAAAGCGCTTACAGATAAGTTACGAAAAAAAATGGGTGATGTTGCTGTTCGTGCGGCAAAGGCCATTAATTATACCAATGCAGGAACCGTTGAATTCTTATTAAATGATCAAGGGGAGTTCTTTTTCATGGAGATGAATACCCGAATCCAAGTGGAACATCCGATTACTGAGATGGTGACAGGAATAGACTTGATTAAAAAACAAATTGAAATTGCGGCAGGATTGCCGCTTGATATAATGCAAAAAGATATCAAGCTTCATGGACATGCCATTGAGTGTCGAATCAATGCAGAAGATGCCAGCAAAGATTTTCGTCCATCGCCAGGAACGATTAACAATTTAATCATGCCCGGAGGTAAAGGTATCCGTATTGACGGAGCAATCTATCCTGGATATACGGTGGCGCCTTACTATGACTCCATGTTGGCAAAGCTAATCGTCCATGGAGACACTCGTGAAGAAGCGATTGCAAAAATGAAAAGTGCTTTAGGTGAATTTATTGTTGAAGGCGTAACGACCAACATTGATTTTCATTTTGAAATCTTAGAGAATCCTTCGTTTGTCTCAGGTGATTATGATACAAGTTTGATAGAAACGATGAAAGTGTGA
- a CDS encoding transketolase C-terminal domain-containing protein, which produces MSIQLSKTSKLNENTIASVYSDYLFEGMGRNQKLMHIECDLGLSIVKFDIFKFAEQYPDRFVNVGIAEANAVGFACGLSHQNFIPYVHSFGPFMSRRVADQVFMAGAYSNANVKLIGSDPGIVAAYNGGTHMPFEDIAIMRSIPTIKIVEPADNVSAKALFPLIEKDYGMYYIRLARKNVVDIYEEGTSFEIGKGNILCEGTDVTIFAMGVMLEEALKAVHLLKNENISAKLVDMFTIRPLDRDLIIQSAKETGAIVTCENHSVNGGLGDAVSQVVFEEHIVPVERIGVKEKFGQVGDMDFLKEEYNLTAKDIANAAKVAISKKESVYHEKKNGHFS; this is translated from the coding sequence ATGAGTATACAATTATCAAAAACAAGTAAATTAAATGAAAATACTATAGCTTCTGTTTACAGTGACTATCTATTTGAAGGTATGGGAAGAAATCAAAAGTTAATGCATATAGAATGTGATCTAGGTCTTTCGATTGTCAAATTTGATATTTTTAAATTTGCTGAGCAATATCCGGACCGCTTTGTCAATGTAGGTATTGCTGAAGCTAATGCCGTAGGTTTTGCTTGTGGTCTATCCCACCAGAATTTTATCCCTTATGTACATTCTTTTGGTCCATTTATGTCTCGACGTGTAGCTGATCAAGTATTCATGGCCGGCGCATATTCAAACGCAAATGTCAAGCTGATTGGCTCTGACCCTGGTATTGTAGCGGCTTATAATGGGGGTACACATATGCCTTTTGAAGATATCGCCATCATGCGTTCTATTCCAACAATAAAGATTGTTGAACCTGCCGATAACGTAAGTGCTAAAGCACTATTTCCATTAATTGAGAAAGATTATGGTATGTATTATATACGTCTTGCCAGAAAAAATGTTGTCGATATTTATGAAGAAGGCACTTCTTTTGAAATAGGAAAAGGAAATATCTTGTGTGAAGGTACCGATGTAACAATTTTTGCCATGGGTGTCATGCTCGAAGAAGCTCTTAAAGCTGTTCACCTGCTAAAAAATGAAAACATTTCAGCAAAGCTTGTTGATATGTTCACCATCCGTCCATTAGATAGAGATTTAATTATTCAAAGTGCTAAAGAAACAGGCGCTATTGTAACTTGTGAAAATCACAGTGTCAATGGTGGTTTAGGAGATGCTGTTTCTCAAGTCGTTTTCGAAGAACATATTGTTCCTGTTGAACGAATTGGCGTCAAAGAAAAATTTGGTCAAGTTGGAGATATGGACTTTTTAAAAGAGGAATATAACTTAACGGCTAAGGACATTGCTAACGCTGCAAAGGTAGCTATTTCTAAAAAGGAGAGTGTATACCATGAAAAGAAAAATGGCCATTTTAGTTGA
- a CDS encoding acetyl-CoA carboxylase carboxyltransferase subunit alpha encodes MKAWERVLKARRSDRPTAQRYIEAFSENFIELHGDRYYHDDAAIIGGIGMLGEISVTFIGQEKGFKTKEKVKRNFGMPNPDGYRKALRLMKQAEKFNRPIVCFVDTSGAFCGLEAEERGQGEAIARNLFEMSNLKVPIISIIIGEGGSGGALALAVSDEVWMFENAIYSILSPEGFASILYKDGSLAPKVAEEMKITAQELKNLKVIDSVVTEPYDGAHESFDLIVELLKDKLIYSLKELMELPKDTLTEKRYQRYRKF; translated from the coding sequence ATGAAGGCTTGGGAGCGAGTACTAAAAGCAAGACGATCCGACCGACCGACGGCGCAGCGATATATTGAAGCTTTTAGCGAAAACTTCATTGAATTGCATGGTGATCGTTATTATCATGACGATGCAGCCATTATTGGCGGAATTGGTATGCTTGGCGAGATATCGGTTACTTTTATCGGTCAAGAAAAAGGATTTAAAACCAAGGAAAAGGTTAAGCGAAACTTTGGCATGCCTAATCCCGATGGCTATCGTAAAGCTTTACGTTTAATGAAGCAAGCTGAGAAATTTAATCGACCCATTGTATGCTTTGTGGATACCTCCGGAGCCTTTTGCGGACTTGAAGCAGAAGAGCGTGGACAAGGAGAAGCCATTGCACGCAATCTTTTTGAGATGAGTAATCTTAAGGTGCCGATTATCTCCATTATTATTGGTGAAGGTGGTAGTGGCGGAGCTCTTGCCCTTGCAGTATCTGATGAAGTTTGGATGTTTGAGAATGCTATCTATTCTATATTGTCGCCAGAAGGCTTTGCATCCATTCTCTATAAAGATGGTTCGCTAGCCCCTAAAGTGGCTGAGGAGATGAAGATTACCGCTCAGGAGCTTAAAAATCTCAAAGTTATCGATTCGGTGGTCACAGAGCCCTATGACGGAGCACATGAAAGCTTTGACTTGATTGTAGAACTCCTTAAAGATAAGTTGATCTATTCCTTAAAAGAATTAATGGAGCTGCCCAAAGATACGCTGACTGAAAAACGCTATCAGCGGTATCGCAAGTTTTGA